One Phycisphaerae bacterium RAS2 DNA window includes the following coding sequences:
- the tilS gene encoding tRNA(Ile)-lysidine synthase: MDIRLFHRRLFESARDLLPPGAAAVCAVSGGADSTAMLHGLHEVNRRKRCGWRLIVAHLDHGLRAESAAARAFVEAVSANLALPCVCDTADVAALARRAKQSIEEAGRTRRYAFLGEVSQRHAARFIAVAHHADDQAETVLHRILRGTGLRGLGGIPRRRRLHPNSDIRIVRPMLPFTRDALRGYLHQRDLNFMDDSTNADPSVATRNFLRQEVMPRLARGVNPRASAALVRLGEQARAASQAIRRSARAALERAIRTADEGGRAVAGRFAMSRMAESRVISVEPLRDVPAAIQREVVVLLLGRLGWPRKLVTAERIDALAKLLRMDGRRRRVELPGGCFERSGGWVCASRREIGARDLSNPLPHGRGSEKTLGRENASRGRKPRRQLASTLEGTGH; the protein is encoded by the coding sequence ATGGACATTCGACTTTTTCATCGACGCTTGTTCGAATCGGCGCGCGACCTGCTGCCGCCCGGTGCAGCCGCTGTCTGCGCCGTATCGGGCGGGGCCGACTCAACGGCCATGCTGCACGGATTGCATGAGGTCAATCGGCGCAAGCGCTGCGGCTGGCGGCTGATTGTGGCGCATTTGGATCACGGGCTTCGCGCCGAGTCCGCAGCCGCGCGGGCGTTTGTCGAGGCCGTCTCGGCGAACTTGGCGCTGCCGTGCGTGTGCGACACCGCCGACGTGGCGGCCCTGGCCCGTCGCGCGAAGCAGTCGATCGAAGAGGCCGGCAGGACGCGGCGCTACGCCTTTCTTGGCGAGGTCTCGCAGCGTCACGCTGCGCGCTTCATCGCCGTGGCTCATCATGCCGACGACCAGGCGGAAACCGTGCTCCACCGAATTCTGCGCGGCACGGGCTTGCGCGGGTTGGGCGGGATCCCGCGGCGGCGGCGGCTTCATCCAAACAGCGACATTCGTATTGTCAGGCCGATGCTTCCGTTCACGCGTGACGCGTTGCGCGGGTACCTGCACCAGCGCGACTTGAATTTCATGGACGACTCGACGAACGCCGATCCGTCGGTCGCCACGCGAAACTTCCTGCGCCAGGAAGTCATGCCCCGGCTCGCGCGCGGGGTCAACCCGCGGGCAAGCGCAGCGCTGGTCCGCCTCGGTGAGCAGGCCCGCGCGGCATCACAGGCCATTCGCAGATCAGCGCGGGCGGCCCTTGAGCGTGCAATTCGCACGGCCGACGAGGGCGGGCGCGCGGTGGCCGGACGGTTTGCAATGTCCCGCATGGCGGAATCGCGCGTGATTTCCGTGGAGCCTCTGCGCGACGTGCCAGCCGCGATTCAGCGCGAGGTTGTCGTGCTTCTGTTGGGTCGCCTAGGCTGGCCGCGCAAGCTCGTGACCGCCGAGCGGATCGACGCGCTGGCGAAATTACTCCGGATGGATGGTCGACGGCGGCGAGTCGAGCTGCCCGGAGGCTGCTTTGAACGAAGCGGCGGATGGGTGTGCGCGAGCCGAAGAGAGATCGGCGCGCGCGACTTGTCGAACCCGCTCCCTCACGGTCGCGGCTCGGAGAAAACACTTGGCCGGGAAAATGCAAGCCGCGGTCGCAAGCCCCGCCGGCAGCTCGCTTCGACGCTGGAGGGCACGGGTCATTGA
- a CDS encoding Dolichyl-phosphate-mannose-protein mannosyltransferase → MLISAILCQIGVIAWAEWQPKRFDYPDSHRYLRVARNIAAGNGPIESASIRAGTDPLYPYLLSIPIRLGFMEDIQIYRFARGMQAVLGVLIVALTAAVARRWVSDRAALGAAALLATHPILLFFHGLVLTEIMYIAFLMAAWFFLARLREQDGLPDAFACAGAIGILLGLATLTRSTSLFLPILVLPLIWHHTNGPVHNKARIALAAALVYGAVLAPNILRNDRLFGRFIPTRVGGGASLLEALGPWADGGPGMDRIVYPPAEELADEAERDAVYRRAALDWARSHPRETLSLAWTKLRRTWSITLNAPGYESALFTAVGWLTVAPIFVLAAVGVWRLRRQGWTLLFLLSPAIYFSAIHMVFVGSVRYRLPAMPLLMILVVIGAGARLRLDRPRGNA, encoded by the coding sequence GTGCTGATTTCCGCGATTCTTTGCCAGATTGGCGTCATCGCCTGGGCCGAGTGGCAGCCGAAGCGATTCGACTATCCCGACTCGCACCGATACCTGCGCGTCGCGCGAAACATCGCGGCGGGCAACGGCCCGATTGAATCAGCCAGTATCCGCGCCGGCACCGATCCGCTTTATCCGTACTTGTTGTCCATCCCGATTCGTCTTGGTTTCATGGAAGACATTCAGATCTATCGATTCGCGCGCGGGATGCAGGCGGTACTTGGCGTCCTTATCGTCGCTCTGACCGCCGCCGTGGCACGCCGATGGGTAAGCGACCGCGCAGCGCTGGGCGCGGCGGCCCTGCTCGCGACGCATCCGATTCTCCTCTTCTTTCACGGGCTTGTCCTCACCGAAATCATGTACATCGCATTCCTCATGGCCGCGTGGTTCTTTCTGGCGCGCCTGCGGGAACAGGACGGCTTGCCGGATGCGTTCGCCTGCGCCGGCGCCATCGGCATCCTTCTGGGCCTGGCCACCCTCACGCGCAGCACGAGTCTGTTTCTGCCAATCCTGGTACTGCCGTTAATATGGCACCACACGAACGGCCCGGTGCACAACAAGGCTCGCATCGCCCTTGCGGCGGCGCTCGTCTATGGCGCGGTCCTCGCGCCCAACATCCTGCGAAACGATCGCCTGTTCGGGCGATTCATCCCCACCCGCGTCGGTGGCGGCGCGAGCCTGCTGGAGGCGCTCGGTCCCTGGGCCGACGGCGGCCCGGGCATGGATCGCATCGTGTATCCGCCGGCAGAGGAACTCGCCGACGAGGCCGAGCGCGACGCCGTCTATCGCCGCGCTGCGCTCGACTGGGCGCGGTCGCACCCGCGCGAGACGCTCTCGCTCGCATGGACCAAATTACGGCGCACGTGGTCCATTACGCTCAATGCGCCGGGTTACGAATCCGCGCTGTTTACCGCCGTCGGCTGGCTCACCGTCGCGCCGATCTTTGTCCTCGCAGCCGTTGGCGTCTGGCGTTTGCGCCGCCAGGGTTGGACGCTGCTCTTCCTGCTGTCGCCGGCGATCTATTTCTCGGCGATCCACATGGTTTTTGTCGGCTCGGTGCGATATCGCCTGCCGGCGATGCCCCTGCTCATGATCCTCGTTGTCATCGGGGCGGGCGCACGGCTTCGTCTGGACCGGCCGCGCGGCAACGCCTAG
- a CDS encoding AsmA family protein, with protein sequence MALTGMTTAEARRRRRRLWIQRRAVDRHPVSLTRYRASLATLLFILLGGIWYAATTRDRAIQQRAVEFLQDSTGCEVRIGSARFSLFGGITLRDVRIATPYKPELDPRAIDPDDRQIVSAESIQLIHNPWLLFLGRLRVEELIAVEPRIRFLQNADTGAHNWQFFGRSERQTSGTGGGHRPLVRVRSARAIVASLSHNSEPAMREEELDADVRPHPTSETGYYIEVRRYSDPAERATVAFDPGAKVVTNAPFVDARTVRLQLPKAAQQLFERIDLQGEVKLTRMTYEASSAVERNYEIALRSVRCRIPLSMLRSGNAETLPADASAGTAAEGTESAVTMTGVQGRLKWSGTRLELDVAGLVNDATCQLEGTVDAADRPLDEMGFDVRFTAAALPAPEGPVRAELLDDPSVPHVLRSIFTDYDPHGVFDVDLQLRREPGKHAALDLHGVLKPLFVRARSAWFPYEVTDLTGALRFDGPIVRLEGLRGRHGPADLEFHGTVDQRRFWSQVAVEIRGRGVPLDGDLHAALSPHHQAAWRRITPTGSVDLDVSLNRAGSADESQQPDWRTRVDVTPVTCAFSLANRYEVTSVCGRIAIDDDLVEIRDLVGHRGDAVIRIDGRTVFHPDAPPESELNVQATGVPLDDALASILPPEGRGAFAQFQPSGRVDVGGSILLRRAEPTALYDLRLTLHDGLVCYRDFPYRVEGVTGEVLIQPEGVSILRAQGRHGQAAITVSGDVLRNDDGGFAADLALACDSLPLDRDLYAAFPESLQVAWKSLNPSGTVAAKTHLHCLARDGDLQTRHQTLLTVREGAVRLEALPLPLTGLSGSIRIGPRRVELLGMTGRLGDGRFRVAGDIDLSAPRPAGLLSLRATDLKLDDSLFSALPANLRTALKDARARGTVDVQLDPLRFAPDESGRMAWYFDGSLTLRDGRADLGLAIRDAAGTVQGSGQVDPVEGAALDLRTALRTVTLSGWPLEDLAATVRMEAGRRKIQVDDASAGLYGGQVTALAEIDLGRGDPRYRASITAHDLQLDQYLHSSESPENGAAPPIQSKSRSASGKRTADEEVNATGDIYGNLILRGRGGKDAYREGAGEVYVRSAQVWKLPLVFAIFQVLNLTPDENVFHDGRLKFFLSKDTLTLQAIDLQGRAVSFVGGGTMNLASRELDVTLLAGSPVRLRVPFLTDLLEGASREFMEVRLRGTVEEPTIHPQPLRSLKEILRSLFPKPPEPVEPQPLETAAQHDAPAE encoded by the coding sequence ATGGCCTTGACCGGAATGACCACTGCCGAGGCGCGTCGCCGGCGCCGACGTCTCTGGATCCAGCGCCGGGCCGTGGACCGCCACCCCGTCTCGCTGACGCGCTACCGGGCAAGCCTTGCGACGCTCCTATTTATTCTCCTGGGGGGAATCTGGTACGCGGCGACGACGCGCGATCGCGCGATTCAGCAGCGCGCGGTTGAGTTTCTTCAGGATTCGACGGGGTGCGAGGTGCGCATCGGCAGCGCGCGGTTCAGCCTCTTCGGCGGAATCACGCTGCGCGATGTTCGCATCGCCACGCCCTACAAGCCCGAACTGGACCCCCGCGCCATCGACCCGGACGATCGCCAGATCGTCTCTGCGGAGTCCATCCAACTGATTCACAATCCCTGGCTCTTGTTCCTTGGTCGGCTTCGCGTCGAGGAGCTGATCGCCGTCGAACCCCGCATCCGATTCCTCCAGAACGCCGACACGGGTGCCCACAATTGGCAGTTCTTCGGACGCAGCGAGCGCCAGACCAGCGGCACGGGCGGCGGCCATCGTCCGCTGGTTCGCGTGCGGTCCGCCCGCGCCATCGTCGCCAGCCTTTCGCACAATTCCGAGCCCGCCATGCGCGAGGAGGAACTGGACGCCGACGTGCGGCCGCATCCCACGTCGGAGACGGGTTACTACATTGAAGTCCGGCGGTACAGCGACCCGGCCGAACGCGCCACCGTCGCCTTCGACCCGGGCGCCAAGGTCGTCACCAACGCTCCCTTCGTCGACGCCCGCACCGTGCGGCTGCAACTTCCCAAGGCCGCCCAGCAACTCTTCGAGCGGATTGACCTGCAAGGCGAAGTGAAGCTCACGCGCATGACCTACGAGGCCAGCTCGGCGGTGGAGCGCAATTACGAAATCGCCCTGCGAAGCGTCCGCTGCCGCATTCCGCTCTCCATGCTGCGCTCGGGCAACGCGGAGACGCTGCCCGCCGACGCGAGCGCCGGCACGGCCGCGGAAGGAACCGAGTCCGCCGTGACGATGACCGGTGTGCAAGGTCGGCTCAAGTGGAGCGGCACGCGGCTCGAGCTGGACGTCGCCGGACTCGTGAACGACGCGACGTGCCAGCTTGAAGGCACGGTTGACGCAGCCGACCGGCCCCTGGATGAAATGGGTTTCGACGTGCGATTCACCGCCGCGGCGCTTCCCGCGCCCGAAGGCCCCGTCCGCGCCGAACTGCTGGACGACCCGTCCGTGCCGCACGTGCTTCGGTCCATCTTCACCGACTACGACCCGCACGGTGTGTTCGACGTGGACCTGCAGCTGCGCCGCGAACCGGGCAAGCATGCCGCCCTCGATCTGCACGGTGTCCTCAAGCCGCTTTTCGTGCGAGCGCGGTCGGCCTGGTTTCCTTATGAAGTCACCGATCTCACCGGGGCCCTTCGATTCGACGGCCCCATCGTGCGACTTGAAGGGCTTCGCGGTCGCCATGGCCCGGCCGACCTGGAGTTCCACGGTACGGTCGATCAGCGCCGGTTCTGGTCGCAGGTGGCGGTTGAGATTCGCGGGCGAGGGGTGCCCCTGGATGGGGACTTGCATGCCGCCCTGTCGCCGCACCACCAGGCGGCCTGGCGCCGAATCACGCCGACCGGCTCGGTCGATCTCGACGTGAGTCTGAATCGCGCGGGCAGCGCCGATGAGTCGCAGCAGCCCGACTGGCGAACTCGCGTCGATGTGACGCCCGTCACGTGCGCGTTCTCCCTTGCAAACCGGTATGAAGTCACCAGCGTGTGCGGCCGCATCGCCATCGACGACGACCTTGTCGAGATTCGTGACCTGGTGGGCCACCGGGGCGACGCCGTTATCCGAATCGATGGCCGTACCGTGTTCCATCCGGATGCCCCGCCCGAATCAGAGTTGAACGTCCAGGCGACAGGCGTGCCGCTGGATGATGCCCTGGCGTCGATTCTCCCGCCGGAAGGTCGCGGCGCGTTTGCGCAGTTTCAACCCAGCGGACGAGTGGATGTCGGTGGGTCCATTCTGCTTCGCCGCGCCGAGCCGACGGCGCTGTACGACCTGCGCCTGACGCTTCACGACGGGCTTGTCTGCTATCGGGACTTCCCTTACCGCGTAGAAGGCGTGACCGGCGAGGTGCTGATTCAGCCCGAGGGCGTGTCGATTCTTCGCGCACAGGGCCGCCATGGCCAGGCCGCCATAACCGTATCCGGCGACGTCCTGCGAAACGACGACGGCGGATTCGCCGCCGATCTGGCGCTTGCGTGCGACTCACTTCCTCTGGATCGCGATCTCTATGCGGCGTTTCCCGAAAGCCTGCAGGTGGCGTGGAAGAGCCTCAACCCAAGCGGCACCGTCGCGGCGAAAACGCATCTGCACTGCCTCGCACGCGACGGTGACCTGCAGACGCGCCATCAGACCCTTCTCACCGTCCGCGAGGGCGCGGTGCGATTGGAAGCGCTGCCCCTGCCGCTCACCGGTCTCTCGGGATCCATCCGCATCGGCCCGCGCCGAGTCGAGCTGCTGGGCATGACCGGTCGGCTGGGCGACGGCCGCTTTCGCGTCGCGGGAGACATCGACTTGTCGGCGCCGCGCCCCGCCGGGCTGCTGTCGCTCCGCGCGACCGATCTGAAACTGGATGACTCGCTCTTCTCAGCGCTGCCCGCCAACCTGCGCACGGCCCTGAAGGACGCACGGGCGCGCGGCACGGTTGACGTGCAGCTCGATCCGCTGCGGTTCGCGCCCGACGAGTCGGGCCGCATGGCCTGGTATTTCGACGGGAGTCTCACCCTCCGCGACGGCCGGGCCGACCTGGGCCTGGCGATACGCGACGCCGCCGGAACGGTGCAAGGCAGCGGGCAGGTCGATCCGGTCGAGGGCGCGGCGCTGGACCTGAGAACGGCGCTGCGCACCGTGACGCTGTCGGGCTGGCCGCTTGAAGACCTGGCGGCGACCGTGCGGATGGAGGCGGGACGTCGCAAGATTCAGGTTGATGACGCATCTGCCGGGTTGTATGGCGGACAGGTGACCGCCCTCGCGGAGATTGATCTGGGGCGTGGCGATCCGCGCTATCGGGCGTCGATCACGGCACACGACCTGCAATTGGATCAGTACCTTCACTCATCCGAATCGCCGGAGAATGGAGCAGCGCCGCCTATTCAATCAAAGTCGCGCAGTGCGTCAGGAAAACGCACGGCCGACGAGGAGGTCAACGCCACAGGCGACATCTACGGCAACCTCATACTTCGCGGGCGCGGCGGCAAGGACGCCTATCGCGAAGGCGCGGGCGAAGTGTATGTTCGCTCGGCGCAAGTCTGGAAGCTGCCGCTGGTCTTCGCCATTTTTCAGGTGCTCAACCTGACGCCCGATGAGAATGTTTTTCACGACGGGCGGCTCAAGTTCTTTCTATCGAAAGACACGCTGACGCTTCAGGCCATTGATCTGCAGGGTCGCGCCGTTTCATTCGTCGGCGGCGGCACGATGAATCTCGCGTCGCGCGAGCTGGATGTCACGTTGCTGGCCGGCAGCCCGGTGCGACTTCGCGTGCCGTTCCTGACCGATCTTCTTGAAGGGGCATCGCGCGAATTCATGGAAGTGCGCCTGCGCGGCACGGTCGAAGAGCCGACAATCCACCCCCAGCCCCTGCGAAGTCTCAAGGAAATCCTGCGGAGCCTCTTCCCCAAACCACCCGAGCCGGTCGAGCCGCAGCCGCTTGAAACCGCCGCACAGCACGACGCACCGGCCGAGTAA
- the prfA_2 gene encoding Peptide chain release factor RF1, with protein sequence MSDELNKQLLTRLDALATRYDAITTEMSDPATASNSAKIVRLAKEHHNLGRLVEPYRAYRDLLRQLDETRAMADDASGDAELREMAREELPQLESRVAGLMEELIAGLLAGDDANVDSIIMEIRAGTGGDEAALFAGDLFDIYSRYAAGHGFKIELIDASPGDHGGYREVIFNVKGPGVYTHLGYEGGGHRVQRVPATETQGRIHTSAATVAVLPEVEETEFEIDWDKDVLEHVSAAGGPGGQNVNKVASAIKLEHKATGITVSMRDERSQHKNRAKARRLMISRVKQHYDEVERAKRDSTRKSMIGSGDRSERIRTYNFPQNRCTDHRVNESFSLEQISNGELDEVIAALRKLDHQQRLVAAAAVDA encoded by the coding sequence ATGTCCGACGAACTGAACAAGCAACTCCTGACCCGGCTCGATGCGCTGGCCACGCGCTATGACGCGATCACGACGGAAATGTCCGACCCGGCGACGGCGTCGAACTCCGCGAAGATCGTTCGCCTCGCCAAGGAGCATCACAACCTCGGTCGCCTCGTGGAGCCGTATCGGGCGTATCGCGATTTGCTGCGGCAACTCGACGAGACGCGCGCGATGGCTGACGACGCTTCGGGCGATGCTGAATTGCGCGAGATGGCGCGAGAGGAGCTGCCGCAGTTGGAATCGCGCGTTGCGGGTCTCATGGAGGAGTTGATCGCCGGCCTTCTCGCGGGCGACGACGCGAACGTCGATTCGATCATCATGGAAATCCGCGCGGGGACCGGCGGCGACGAGGCCGCCCTGTTTGCCGGCGACTTGTTTGATATTTATTCGCGCTACGCCGCAGGGCATGGCTTCAAAATCGAGCTGATCGATGCTTCGCCCGGCGACCACGGCGGCTATCGCGAAGTCATTTTCAACGTGAAGGGTCCGGGTGTTTACACGCACCTCGGCTACGAAGGCGGCGGCCACCGCGTGCAGCGTGTGCCGGCCACCGAGACCCAGGGGCGCATTCACACGTCGGCGGCGACGGTTGCCGTGCTGCCGGAAGTGGAGGAGACCGAGTTCGAGATCGACTGGGACAAGGACGTGCTGGAACACGTGAGCGCGGCGGGCGGTCCCGGCGGGCAGAATGTCAACAAGGTGGCATCGGCGATCAAGCTCGAACACAAAGCGACGGGCATCACCGTCTCGATGCGCGACGAGCGCAGCCAGCACAAGAATCGAGCCAAGGCGCGACGGTTGATGATCAGCCGTGTGAAGCAACATTACGACGAAGTGGAGCGGGCCAAGCGGGATTCCACGCGCAAGAGCATGATCGGTTCAGGCGATCGCAGCGAGCGCATCCGCACGTACAACTTCCCGCAGAACCGCTGCACCGATCATCGCGTCAACGAGAGTTTCTCGCTCGAGCAGATCAGCAACGGCGAATTGGACGAAGTCATCGCAGCGCTGCGCAAGCTCGACCACCAGCAGCGCCTGGTCGCCGCGGCTGCCGTGGATGCCTGA
- the rpmE gene encoding 50S ribosomal protein L31: MKPDIHPKYFKTTVTCGCGHSFETGSTREKIAVEICSACHPFFTGTQKFVDTAGRVEKFQKKFGSNYFKGGKKGEPNKA; the protein is encoded by the coding sequence GTGAAGCCCGACATTCATCCGAAGTATTTCAAAACGACCGTGACGTGCGGCTGCGGCCATTCGTTTGAGACCGGCAGCACGCGAGAGAAGATCGCCGTGGAAATCTGCTCGGCGTGCCATCCGTTCTTCACCGGCACGCAGAAGTTCGTGGACACGGCCGGCCGCGTCGAGAAGTTTCAGAAAAAGTTCGGCTCGAACTACTTCAAGGGCGGCAAGAAGGGCGAACCGAACAAGGCCTAG
- the nudF gene encoding ADP-ribose pyrophosphatase translates to METLLTCPKFFIVRKSVRGRDGRDHLREIVVHPGAVVVLPLLDDGRCLMLRHVRPSVDKVLWELPAGTLDKPGEPPESAAARELEEETGHRAGRIDSLCEFHPSPGILSELIRAYVARDLSPTHQNLDAGEDLDIVPTPVEDAINMALDGRIIDAKTIITLLVWNGRGRP, encoded by the coding sequence ATGGAAACGCTCCTTACCTGCCCCAAGTTCTTCATCGTGCGGAAGTCCGTGCGCGGACGCGATGGCCGGGACCATTTGCGGGAGATTGTCGTTCATCCCGGCGCGGTCGTCGTGCTACCGCTGCTGGACGACGGACGCTGCCTGATGCTGCGGCACGTTCGGCCGTCGGTGGACAAGGTGCTGTGGGAGCTACCGGCCGGGACGCTGGACAAGCCGGGCGAACCGCCCGAGTCGGCGGCCGCTCGTGAACTGGAGGAGGAGACAGGCCACCGCGCCGGGCGAATTGACTCCCTTTGCGAGTTCCACCCGTCGCCGGGGATCTTGAGCGAGCTGATCCGCGCGTACGTCGCGCGCGATCTGTCGCCAACGCACCAGAACCTCGACGCCGGCGAGGACCTGGACATCGTGCCGACGCCGGTTGAGGATGCCATAAATATGGCACTCGACGGGCGCATCATCGACGCGAAAACGATCATCACGCTGCTGGTCTGGAACGGGAGGGGAAGGCCATGA
- the rip3 gene encoding Putative zinc metalloprotease Rip3 yields MSWEHREWAGGGGYREGGRFADNPLNWAPTIGTVSGIRVRVHILFILFIFFELLGAKYSVSYTAQCMFVLFGSVLLHEFGHCLAGRRVGGFATDILMWPLGGLATVEAPRRPWPQFLTVVFGPLVNVALFSIAAGLMWSGVFGERSVPFNPFFGWESDASTWANPRLWARLIFQINWVLFLFNLWPMYPMDGGRMLQCVLWWKLGHNRSLSIATTVGMVAAIVLGFYGLANQQWMLLAIAIMGYMACRNQRMLLKFGAYDGSESQGPRFDLSQDRPRRDGWLTRLRKQRQARALELHREKQASLQEEVDRILEKVHQNGIQSLTEREKKTLADATHKQQAAGRR; encoded by the coding sequence ATGAGCTGGGAGCATCGGGAGTGGGCCGGCGGCGGCGGATACCGCGAGGGCGGACGCTTCGCCGACAATCCACTGAATTGGGCGCCGACGATCGGAACCGTTTCGGGCATTCGAGTCCGGGTGCATATCCTCTTCATCCTGTTCATTTTCTTTGAACTGCTCGGGGCGAAGTACTCGGTCTCCTATACCGCCCAATGCATGTTCGTTCTGTTTGGGTCGGTCCTGTTGCATGAGTTCGGGCATTGTCTCGCCGGCCGGCGCGTCGGCGGATTCGCAACGGACATTCTGATGTGGCCGCTGGGGGGATTGGCGACGGTCGAAGCTCCGCGGCGACCCTGGCCGCAATTTCTTACGGTTGTCTTTGGCCCGTTGGTCAACGTCGCGCTGTTTTCGATTGCCGCGGGGCTGATGTGGTCGGGCGTATTTGGTGAGCGAAGCGTGCCTTTCAACCCGTTCTTCGGCTGGGAATCAGACGCTTCCACCTGGGCGAATCCACGGCTCTGGGCCCGACTGATTTTTCAGATTAACTGGGTGCTCTTCCTGTTCAACCTCTGGCCCATGTACCCGATGGATGGCGGTCGAATGCTGCAATGTGTGCTTTGGTGGAAACTTGGCCACAATCGCTCGCTGTCGATCGCCACGACGGTCGGCATGGTGGCCGCAATCGTTTTGGGTTTCTACGGACTCGCCAATCAACAGTGGATGCTGCTGGCAATTGCAATCATGGGTTACATGGCCTGTCGCAACCAGCGCATGCTGCTGAAGTTCGGCGCTTACGACGGAAGTGAGTCTCAAGGACCGCGATTTGATTTGTCGCAAGATCGACCGAGGCGCGATGGTTGGCTCACCAGACTTCGGAAGCAGCGGCAGGCGCGTGCACTGGAGCTTCACCGCGAGAAACAGGCATCGCTTCAAGAAGAAGTCGACCGTATCCTCGAGAAGGTCCACCAGAATGGCATTCAGAGCCTGACCGAGCGCGAGAAGAAGACCCTCGCCGATGCGACGCACAAGCAGCAGGCCGCCGGGCGGCGATAA
- a CDS encoding Rdx family protein — translation MAELTQKYGKDKVTCELTAGSGGVFDVTLDGKLIFSKKQVGRFPTYGEIPLAIDMDLANR, via the coding sequence GTGGCTGAATTGACGCAGAAGTACGGCAAGGACAAGGTCACGTGTGAACTCACGGCCGGCAGCGGCGGCGTGTTCGATGTGACGCTCGACGGCAAGCTGATCTTCAGCAAGAAGCAGGTCGGGCGGTTTCCCACCTACGGCGAAATTCCGCTCGCGATCGACATGGATCTAGCGAATCGCTAG
- the ftsH_4 gene encoding ATP-dependent zinc metalloprotease FtsH produces the protein MTISYDTFERLKTRGLAAYKAGNYAEAKPFLMQAADAMIKIAADTADAARRERRKVMAAELIEFARQCDERADQKRAVRRAAASDGDDKGADASDWVVREKPSVRFDDIAGLEDVKHEIRMKMIYPFSHPELAAKYGIATGGGLLLYGPPGTGKTMIAKAVAAEIDATMFVISPAQVLSKWVGEAEQNVRKLFTAAKAEPRSIIFIDEIEALVPSRRDSNSSVMTRVVPQILQELEGFDRNAKSNPLLFVGATNEPWALDSAVMRPGRFDSKVYVPLPDAPARFKLVEIYLGKRPLAADVDFGEIVDRLDGYSGADVKAIAEKAATIPFMSAIGGSEPRPINRADIFAVIEQVAPSVNKKDLLRFERFRAGG, from the coding sequence ATGACCATTTCCTACGACACCTTCGAACGCCTCAAGACCCGCGGCCTCGCCGCGTACAAGGCCGGCAACTACGCCGAGGCCAAGCCGTTTCTCATGCAGGCGGCTGATGCGATGATCAAGATCGCGGCGGACACGGCGGATGCGGCGCGGCGCGAGCGGCGAAAGGTGATGGCCGCCGAGTTGATCGAGTTCGCCCGGCAGTGCGATGAACGTGCTGACCAGAAGCGCGCTGTGCGTCGCGCGGCTGCCAGCGATGGCGACGACAAGGGCGCCGATGCCTCCGACTGGGTCGTGCGCGAGAAGCCGTCGGTGCGATTCGATGACATCGCCGGGCTGGAGGACGTGAAGCACGAAATCCGCATGAAGATGATTTACCCGTTCAGCCACCCGGAGCTGGCGGCGAAGTACGGCATCGCCACCGGCGGCGGCCTGCTGCTCTACGGTCCGCCCGGCACAGGCAAGACGATGATCGCCAAGGCCGTCGCGGCCGAAATCGACGCGACGATGTTTGTCATCAGCCCGGCGCAGGTGTTGAGCAAGTGGGTCGGCGAAGCGGAGCAGAACGTTCGAAAGTTGTTCACCGCGGCGAAGGCCGAGCCGCGTTCGATCATCTTCATCGACGAGATCGAGGCGCTGGTGCCCAGCCGGCGTGATTCGAACAGCAGCGTGATGACGCGCGTGGTGCCTCAAATCTTGCAGGAGCTGGAAGGCTTCGACCGCAATGCGAAGTCCAATCCGTTGCTCTTTGTCGGCGCGACCAACGAGCCGTGGGCGCTGGATAGCGCGGTGATGCGGCCGGGCCGGTTTGATTCGAAGGTCTACGTGCCACTGCCTGATGCGCCGGCGCGATTCAAGCTGGTGGAAATTTATCTCGGCAAGCGCCCGCTGGCGGCGGACGTGGACTTCGGCGAGATCGTTGATCGGCTCGATGGCTACAGCGGGGCCGATGTGAAGGCGATTGCCGAGAAAGCGGCGACGATCCCATTCATGAGTGCGATCGGCGGCAGCGAGCCGCGGCCGATCAATCGTGCCGACATTTTTGCGGTGATCGAGCAAGTCGCGCCGAGCGTGAACAAGAAAGACCTGCTGCGATTTGAACGGTTCCGGGCCGGTGGATAG